The sequence below is a genomic window from Bombus pascuorum chromosome 15, iyBomPasc1.1, whole genome shotgun sequence.
aatatttttaaataatttattcttcaaCTTTTTATCTTCATTATTGCAAACATAATGTTAtcattcatttatattaaaactttgtggaatacttataaaatttaagtataaaaatataatgcaaTATTTCTTGGGAGCAGATCTTATTTTCAATATGCTAATTTTACTGTGTGTTAATTTCCGTAGAACCAGTCTGTGAAAATGAAAGTGCTAATTTTTGCCGCTATAGCGGTATTCTGCGCCCAACCGGCGCTCAGTGTTGACACACACGAGCACAACAAAGTTGTGTGCTATTGGAACAGCACGGCTTTCAACCGACAGGGTAAAATTTCTCTCGTTATTCCATCAAACAACCTATCAATTTgctcgattaattaaaatttgaaattataatctGAGAAATATGAAGTTCGtctattgaaattttgaaattgattaGTAGTTTTCATgttgaatatttcaacattttaacgttataattgaacaagaaaaaaactaaaaatatcaACAATTATTATAGTCCAATTAAACGTTCTATGATGCTAGAGCAATTATTATTGTTCTATTTGatataattgatttatttttaatgatgattaatatcattattgtTAATCGTTTATTGATTTTGGTAATCATTCAATTAGTAATTatagattagaaattaatgattatTAATCAGTAGAttagataatataatagaaagattatcaattattattcattcacCTAAtgcttattaaataaataatatggcATCAATAGTTGTGTTTTTGATacttattgtaatttattgtgATATATTTCAGGGCCAGGAAAGTTCCAGTTGGATGATGTTCGATCAGCCCTATCCCTCTGCACACATTTGATCTATGGGTTTGCAGGAATTAATACAGAGACATTAGAAGTTGTTCCTTTGAATCAAAATTTGGACACTGGAGTTGGATATTCTTACTACAAACTTGCCACACAACTAAAGAAAGGCTTCCCAGATCTGAAGATCTACCTTAGCATTGGTGGTAATGCTGATCCTGAGGATGACACTCACAAGTATCTTGTTGTTGTaagtattattttgtttttcattcaATTCTATACATAGATTCCAATTCAGGATTGATTGACTTCAAGGAGCTGTACCATcctttattgtaattttttcctataaatatattagatCTAGACTATGTTGACAAACAATGTAAGTTTCTTTATagtattaaatacaatttcatttgtaaattgaaaattaaataatattgaaattattattaaacattgcatatttttcttttctgctATAAGTGGCACAAAGTTCTAAATACTCCAGATTTAAAAAGACAACTTAACATCCTCAATTGCTTTAGACTGAGACGGCAGAATCAAGGTCCAAGTTCATTAACTCAATCAACCGTCTTCTCAATGATTATGACTTTGACGGAATCGACCTGGCTTGGCAATTCCCACCTGTGAAAGTCAAGAAAGAACGTAGTACATTTGGATCAATCTGGCATGGCTTGAAGAAGACCTTTGGTTATGGTAAATTCAAAGATGACAAGGAGCAGGAGCATCGTGATGGCTTTACCATCTTGGTTCGTGACCTGAAAGCTCAACTCAGACCAAGAATGAAGGCTCTAACTATTGCTGTACTTCCTCATGTTAACAGTAGTAGTAAGTTCAGACTccattttcacttttttacTCTGTTACTTCTGTAACTTCTTAAAATCTCTCATAACATGGGTTTGTTATGAACGAATTTTCTTAATCAAATGTGGCCATATAGCGAGTTTGCAATCAGGTGAGATTAAAGATTTGGATGATAGGTATATTGGATATGATATTAGTATCCAGATGTGACGAGGAAATAGGGacgaaaaattaatagaaatcacGTAGTCTGTTTGCTTCGAAATTAAGAACGTGCTACCGCGACCAATCTTGCCTTATCTGTGGCTATGCGTGTAACTGGCCAGCGTCACGTTCTCTAAATATTGAACCTAGGGAATCTGGTAACTTGTAGGACCTGTAACGTGTTTCCATACATCTCAGTGTTGGTAAAATTGATTGCAAATAACATTCACTGCTGGTCATAATTATTGGATACCTACTCGTTACATTTATCAGAAAATTTCcactaattttaattcttatgCAGGTAATCAAATTGCTGCAGTTATCAAACACGTGTTTGAATAAGTTcgaagttttaatattttaaacttttgTGTATAAATTTCCACGCTAAAATAAGCACTAAATTTGGATCTTTCAAAATAAGGAAACATTTTTTAGttctgtaatatttttgtgattttttcttcttgtggattctatcttattatatttaatatcttgcAGTTTACTATGACGCGAGACTGCTGGCACCCAACATCGATGCCGTGCACCTGTTTACTTTCGACCAAAAAACGCCAGAACGTAATCCACAGGAAGGGGATTATCC
It includes:
- the LOC132914513 gene encoding chitinase-like protein Idgf4 isoform X1, whose protein sequence is MKVLIFAAIAVFCAQPALSVDTHEHNKVVCYWNSTAFNRQGPGKFQLDDVRSALSLCTHLIYGFAGINTETLEVVPLNQNLDTGVGYSYYKLATQLKKGFPDLKIYLSIGGNADPEDDTHKYLVVTETAESRSKFINSINRLLNDYDFDGIDLAWQFPPVKVKKERSTFGSIWHGLKKTFGYGKFKDDKEQEHRDGFTILVRDLKAQLRPRMKALTIAVLPHVNSSIYYDARLLAPNIDAVHLFTFDQKTPERNPQEGDYPAPIYESYGRVPQDNVDATTSIDSVSRYWLENGTPGSKIVVGIPTYARTWKLTSDSQISGVPPIVTDGPGAEGPHTNTPGLLSYAEVCSRLTESAVGRLRRVGDPSKKYGGYAFQSYNENTGNDGIWVGYEDPDTAGNKAAYAKAKGLGGVLIYDLSLDDFRGVCTGDKYPIIRGAKYKL
- the LOC132914513 gene encoding chitinase-like protein Idgf4 isoform X2, which codes for MKVLIFAAIAVFCAQPALSVDTHEHNKVVCYWNSTAFNRQGPGKFQLDDVRSALSLCTHLIYGFAGINTETLEVVPLNQNLDTGVGYSYYKLATQLKKGFPDLKIYLSIGGNADPEDDTHKYLVVTETAESRSKFINSINRLLNDYDFDGIDLAWQFPPVKVKKERSTFGSIWHGLKKTFGYGKFKDDKEQEHRDGFTILVRDLKAQLRPRMKALTIAVLPHVNSSIYYDARLLAPNIDAVHLFTFDQKTPERNPQEGDYPAPIYESYGRVPQDNVDATTRYWLENGTPGSKIVVGIPTYARTWKLTSDSQISGVPPIVTDGPGAEGPHTNTPGLLSYAEVCSRLTESAVGRLRRVGDPSKKYGGYAFQSYNENTGNDGIWVGYEDPDTAGNKAAYAKAKGLGGVLIYDLSLDDFRGVCTGDKYPIIRGAKYKL